The genomic segment TTTCTCAGGCGGTCTGCTGTATTAAACAGAGTTGCCTCAAAATTGTTATTTCCGTTTGCCATTTATTTCCTTTTTTGTTTATTTTTAATTATAGACTTGCATAATTTCCCGAAATTTTTATCTTTTTTTCTTTTTTCAAAATACGACATTTCATTGTAAGCTGTTTCTTTGTTCATCTTGACAAAATTCTGGTAGCGTTCTTGTGAAATGACTTTATCTTGCAGAGCTTGAAGTATTGCACATCCATTTTCATTAGTATGGGTGCAGTTGTTATATAAACATTGTTCCGAAAGCCTGACAATTTCTTTAAATGTTTCATTAATCCCTGTTGAAACATCTATATTTCCAAGCTCCCGCATACCTGGAGTATCAATAATCACTGCATCATTTTCCAGGTGAATCAACTGCCGCCGTGTGGTAGTATGCCTTCCTTTCCCGTCTTTTTCCCTGACCTCATTTGTTTCAAAAACATAATCATTACTAAGATTGTTGAGCAGGGTTGTTTTACCTGAACCTGACGAACCGAGCAGGCAGTATGTTTTTCCCGGGATAAGAATATCCTTGATTTTATTAATTCCATAAAGACTTATATTGCTGAATTCAATAATTTCAATATTTGGCATTAATATTTTAATATCATCAAGCTTCCTGTTTCTTTCATGTTCGGGTGCAAGATCACTTTTACTGAGAAGCACAACAGGCGAAATATTACCTTCATTAACTATAACAAGGTATCTTTCTAATCTCCTGAGATTATAATCTGAACCAAAAGATTGAATTATAAAAGCAGTATCAATATTTGCTGCAATTAACTGGTATTCATTTTTCCTGCCTGCCGTTTTTCTTTTTAAAAGAGATTTTCTTGGAATTACTTCATGGATAACAGCAAAGGTATCATTATCATAAAACCTGGCATACACCCAGTCGCCCACTGTTGGGAAATCTTTTGGTGAATCAGCATTAAAAAGAATCTTTCCGGTTACTTCAGCAAAGACTTGTTTTGCATCTTTCATAATTTGAAAACTATCTTTATTAACAGCAGTAACTCTTGAAATTTCATAATTATCTGATTTTGAAGCATCAATTCTATCCAAAAACCATTTATCAAAACCTAGTTTCTTTATGTTCATTTTTTTTATCCTAAACTGAAGTTTTTCCCATCTGCTTCTGCCTGAATATGTAACAGAAAAAAGGGCCTCCTATAAGGGCTGTAAGAACTCCTATGGGAATTTCATGAGGCAAAACTGCCCTGGTAATGGTATCAGCACAGAGCAGGAGAACTGCTCCTGCCAGAAAAGAGGAAGGGAGGAGTTTAAGATTGTCGGGTCCTGAAATGGTTCTCATCATGTGAGGAACTAAAAGCCCGACAAACCCGATAATCCCTGAAACTGAAACACAGACTGCTGTTACAAGAGAAGCTGTTACCAGGAGAATGAGTGTAACCTGCCTGGTATTTACCCCCAGGGATGAGGCTGTGCGCTCTCCCATTGCCAGAAGATTAAGGTCCCTTGAGAAAAACAAAAACACCATCAGCCCGGCTGTTACAAATATCAATGCCATGCCTGCATCTGCCCAGGAGCGCGAAGTAAAACTTCCCATAAGCCAGAAAATAATTACAGCAACCTGTTCATCTGCAATATATTTTAAAAAACTTATACCTGCCGACAGGATTGACGCAACAATTATACCTGATAAAATCAGGTTGTTTGACGACATGCCCCCGCTGGTCGAGGACAGGAAGAGTACAAATAAAAGAGTGGTGGCAGCACCTGTAAAAGCAAAAAAAGGGATGGAATAGGAACCCGCTGCTCCCAGGTTAAGCAGTAATGCTACGGCTGCCCCAAATGCTGCACCTGCCGATACTCCCAGGGTATAAGGGTCTGCCAGGGGGTTGAGCAGTATGCCCTGAAATACGCATCCTGCAAGCGCCAGGCCTCCTCCAACTATGGCGGCAGTCAGGATTCTTGGAAGCCGCACATCCATAACAACAACCTGGTGAACCGGGTCCATGCCTGAAATCAGGCTGGAAAAACCGGTAATTTCAGAAACAATTATCTTTATTACATTTCCAGGAGATATGGAAATATACCCCATGCCTGTTGAAATAACTATGGCAGCAGCCAGGGCAGTACAGAGTAAAACAATCTGGGTTTTCCATTTAATCTTCAATATTTTCATTTCCAGACAATGTTTATAAATACCTCATCAAAAATTTCATAACATCCGTAGGGGCAGGCCCCTGTGCCTGCCCTTGCAGCGAGGGCAGCCACAGGGGGCTGCCCCTACAATATGTTACAAAATTTATGTGCAGGTGCTTAGTCGTTCAATTTGAATGTTTATATTACACCAGACCTAAATATATACGCAACGTAGAGACAAGGCATGCCTTGTCTCTACACCTCTAATTGTTTGGCATTTATTGTTTTTTTCATTGAATTAAACCCTAAGGGTTTTTAAAACCCTTAGGGTTTGAGAGTAAATTATTAACTGGGAATTGCCTAACAGGATCAACCCGGCTGTTTCTGTATTCATGGGAAAAGCTTTTATCATAAAGCCTGGATTTCTGATTTGCTTCCTGGAGCTTATCATCTAATACCCTGCTGACAATAATAAGAGCCTGTTTTCGGATATTTTCCTTTTTAACAAGGGCTGGAAGCTCTGAAACCGTGGTATGAAAAATCCTTTCATCAGGCTGGCTTACACAGCAGGCAACAGCAGCCGGGCAGTCTTTTCCATAGGTTCTTTCAAGGATTTCAGCAACCCTGTCAATCATTGAAATACTAAGATAAACTGCCATTGAAGCCTTATGAGCTGCAAGGGACTCCAGGTTTTCAGATTCAGGAACAGGGGTTCTGCCTGAAATCCTGGTCAGTATAAGGGTCTGGGTAATTTCAGGCAGGGTATATTCAATGCCCATAGCTGCGGCAGCACCAAAAGCTGCTGTAACCCCTGGAATAACATTAAAGGGAACATCATGTTTTTTAAGTTCTGCTGTCTGCTCGGCAATGGCACCATAAAGGCTTGGGTCTCCTGTATGAAGCCTTACCACCTTTTTACCTGATTTATGGTTTTTAATCATAAGGCTTACAAATTCCTCCAGGTGCATTGAAGCGCTGTTTATATGTCCGCATCCTGGTTTTGTCCATTGAAGAAGGGCCTGGGGAACAAGAGAGCCTGCATAGATTACCAGGTCTGCTTCCTGGAGGGCTTTCTGGCCTTTAACTGTAATAAGTTCAGGATCTCCAGGTCCTGCACCTACAAATAAAACTGGATAACTTGTCATTATTAATCCTAAAATGCCCCTAACTGGCAGGAATGTATTTTAATCTTTAATGCTTCGCACGCATTGGCAATATCCATTTTTGAAATCTTGAATTTATCAGCAAGTTCCCAGCAGTTTTTACAGGAAATCTTATTGTTTTCCAAACTTTTCCTGATGGCGGTTTCCAGTTCTTCAGATACAGATTCAGCAGGTTTAACAAGTCTTTTTTCAGGCTGATAACCAAAAATTCCCATCTGGCATTTAACAATCCTGAACCCTGAAATATCCATATTTTTCCCAATCTCACCAGGGCTTTTATTTAATGCTTTTGCTGCTGAATGGGCTGATGCACATGATATTTTCAAGTCTTTAGCCCTTGACTCAAGTTCCTTGACAATCCCAGGATCAGGTTCTGCCTGGGGGTGTTTTACTGCAAAATTTCCATTATATTTACTTGACATAAATCTCCTTTCAATATCAGGAATTAAGAACCCTCTGCAATTCTTCTTTAAGTTCCCTGCTTGTATATGGTTTTGGCAATGCTCCTTTAAATCCGTATTTTTTATAATCTGAAAAAACAGGATCATTTGAGTAGCCGCTTGAAACAATTGATTTGACCTCAGGGTTAATTTCCATCAGTTTTTTAATGGTATCACACCCTCCCATTTTGCCTTCTGGTATAGTTAAATCCAGGATAACTGCATCATAGGGTCTGCCTGAATCTGCTGCCTGCTGATACATTAAAACAGTTTCCATCCCGTCTTTGGCACAAGCTGATTCATATTTCAGTTTTTGCAGGATCTGGCAGACCAGTTCTCTTATCATTTCTTCATCATCCATCACCAGTATCTTTTTTCCTGGCAGACCAGGAGCCTGGGGGACTGGAAGCTTAGTCCAGGTATTTACAAGATTATCTTCATATGCAGGAAGATAAATATGGAAAGCAGCACCTGCATCAAGTTTTGACTCTGCAAATATCAGCCCTTTATGTTTATGGATAATGGATCTGACAATGGCAAGTCCCAGCCCTGTTCCTTTTTGAGTTCCCATCTCTTTTGTTGTAAAATAAGGGTCAAAAATCCTGACAAGATTTTTTTCAGGAATTCCTATACCCTTATCTTGAAATATAATTTTAACATATCTGCCTTCAGGAACGGGCAGTTTGGTACTATTGCTGTCTGAAACAGTATAATTTTCTGCTTTTATTGTAATTAAACTGCCTGGCCTGCTGAATTCAGCAGCATTGATCAGAAGATGTTTAAATACCTGGCGCATCTGGTCTTTATCAAATTCCACGGGCCAGAGATTATCATTTATATACAGCTTACAATTTAAAATTGAATTATTGACAATATGATCTGGAATTTCCTGAATTATACTGCCAAGTGAACCTGTTTTTTTAACGCCTGCCCCGCCTTTTGCAAATGTAATCAATTGAGAAGTCAGGCCTTTTGCTCTTAAAGCTGCTTTTTCAGCCTGTCTTAAAAATTGTAAAGCACTGTTATCTTCGGCAAGCTTCCATTCTGCCAGGGAAATATTACCCATGATAACTGATAAAAGATTATTAAAATCATGGGCAATACCACCTGCAAGGGTGGCAATGGCTTCTATTTTCTTTATTTGAAGATTCTGGTCTTCACATTTTTTTTCTGCTGTAACATCTCTTGCAAAATTAAGGGCAGCAGGCCGGGATTCCCATTTAATCATAACAGCATTTAACTGTACATAAAGTTCCTTTCCTGATTTGTTGATAATCCTGAACGAATATCTTTCAGGAGGGTTTTCACCTTTTAATCTTTGTTCATATCGTTTAAAAACCATTTCCCGGTCATCAGGATGGATTAAATTTGTAAAAGGGATTTTAGAAAGTTCTTTTGCTGAATATCCGATTAATTTTTGAGCTGCCGGATTTGGAAATTTTACTACCCCGTCTTGTGCTATGAAAATTCCGTCATTGGCATTTTCAGCCAAAATACGGTATTTTTCTTCTGATTCCTTTAAAGCCTTTTCTGCAACTGCTTTTTCTGTA from the Desulfonema limicola genome contains:
- the rsgA gene encoding ribosome small subunit-dependent GTPase A, with amino-acid sequence MNIKKLGFDKWFLDRIDASKSDNYEISRVTAVNKDSFQIMKDAKQVFAEVTGKILFNADSPKDFPTVGDWVYARFYDNDTFAVIHEVIPRKSLLKRKTAGRKNEYQLIAANIDTAFIIQSFGSDYNLRRLERYLVIVNEGNISPVVLLSKSDLAPEHERNRKLDDIKILMPNIEIIEFSNISLYGINKIKDILIPGKTYCLLGSSGSGKTTLLNNLSNDYVFETNEVREKDGKGRHTTTRRQLIHLENDAVIIDTPGMRELGNIDVSTGINETFKEIVRLSEQCLYNNCTHTNENGCAILQALQDKVISQERYQNFVKMNKETAYNEMSYFEKRKKDKNFGKLCKSIIKNKQKRK
- a CDS encoding iron ABC transporter permease, with the translated sequence MKILKIKWKTQIVLLCTALAAAIVISTGMGYISISPGNVIKIIVSEITGFSSLISGMDPVHQVVVMDVRLPRILTAAIVGGGLALAGCVFQGILLNPLADPYTLGVSAGAAFGAAVALLLNLGAAGSYSIPFFAFTGAATTLLFVLFLSSTSGGMSSNNLILSGIIVASILSAGISFLKYIADEQVAVIIFWLMGSFTSRSWADAGMALIFVTAGLMVFLFFSRDLNLLAMGERTASSLGVNTRQVTLILLVTASLVTAVCVSVSGIIGFVGLLVPHMMRTISGPDNLKLLPSSFLAGAVLLLCADTITRAVLPHEIPIGVLTALIGGPFFCYIFRQKQMGKTSV
- the cobM gene encoding precorrin-4 C(11)-methyltransferase, producing the protein MTSYPVLFVGAGPGDPELITVKGQKALQEADLVIYAGSLVPQALLQWTKPGCGHINSASMHLEEFVSLMIKNHKSGKKVVRLHTGDPSLYGAIAEQTAELKKHDVPFNVIPGVTAAFGAAAAMGIEYTLPEITQTLILTRISGRTPVPESENLESLAAHKASMAVYLSISMIDRVAEILERTYGKDCPAAVACCVSQPDERIFHTTVSELPALVKKENIRKQALIIVSRVLDDKLQEANQKSRLYDKSFSHEYRNSRVDPVRQFPVNNLLSNPKGFKNP
- a CDS encoding PAS domain-containing hybrid sensor histidine kinase/response regulator, which translates into the protein MENNEISTSALINSLPDIIYRLDTKGKITFINDAVKKYGYLPEELINTDILELVHPDDRKKADCRIKERRTGERKTKSFEIRLLTKWKSAVPFELKYSEMQEYVPFLLNAEGLYNSETPKQKDYIGTQGIARDISHHKHIEQKLRESESQKKAILDSITINLAFVNENLEILWCNKAAADSVNKTPGEIIGCKCYELWGDPEKPCAGCPSVKAFKSRKTEHAVIYASDGTIWDEKGEPVFDDNGRITGILEIAHDITEKAVAEKALKESEEKYRILAENANDGIFIAQDGVVKFPNPAAQKLIGYSAKELSKIPFTNLIHPDDREMVFKRYEQRLKGENPPERYSFRIINKSGKELYVQLNAVMIKWESRPAALNFARDVTAEKKCEDQNLQIKKIEAIATLAGGIAHDFNNLLSVIMGNISLAEWKLAEDNSALQFLRQAEKAALRAKGLTSQLITFAKGGAGVKKTGSLGSIIQEIPDHIVNNSILNCKLYINDNLWPVEFDKDQMRQVFKHLLINAAEFSRPGSLITIKAENYTVSDSNSTKLPVPEGRYVKIIFQDKGIGIPEKNLVRIFDPYFTTKEMGTQKGTGLGLAIVRSIIHKHKGLIFAESKLDAGAAFHIYLPAYEDNLVNTWTKLPVPQAPGLPGKKILVMDDEEMIRELVCQILQKLKYESACAKDGMETVLMYQQAADSGRPYDAVILDLTIPEGKMGGCDTIKKLMEINPEVKSIVSSGYSNDPVFSDYKKYGFKGALPKPYTSRELKEELQRVLNS